In Rhodamnia argentea isolate NSW1041297 chromosome 4, ASM2092103v1, whole genome shotgun sequence, the following proteins share a genomic window:
- the LOC115746740 gene encoding 2-hydroxymuconate semialdehyde hydrolase-like isoform X1 produces MLPSFLSFVALYESYLRRCFIKSGLSQQTIDVDGETTLQFWGPSPARSARRPALVFLHGFGPKAIWQWRRQAQHFAPEFDVYVPDLVFFGGSTTRSAERSEAFQAASVGKLLERAGVERYSVVGTSYGGFVAYHMARMWPDRVEKAVIASSGINRRRSHGAEMARRAEAESPADVMLPETAASMRRLLGLAVSRRVSGLVPDFVLNDVIRRLYSENRKEKIELLRGSTTGKDDTPHVSALQQDVLLVWGENDQIFPVEMATELKELLGKKVRLEVIEKTGHVPQLEDTARFNKIVESFLRGPP; encoded by the exons ATGCTTCCATCTTTCCTCAGCTTCGTCGCCTTGTACGAGAGCTACCTCCGCCGCTGCTTCATCAAGTCGGGCCTGTCGCAGCAGACCATCGACGTCGACGGCGAGACCACGCTCCAATTCTGGGGGCCGAGCCCCGCCCGATCCGCCCGGAGACCCGCCCTCGTGTTCCTCCACGGGTTCGGGCCGAAGGCCATATGGCAATGGCGGCGACAGGCCCAGCACTTCGCCCCGGAGTTCGACGTGTACGTCCCCGACCTGGTCTTCTTCGGCGGGTCCACCACGAGGTCCGCCGAGAGGTCGGAGGCGTTCCAGGCGGCCTCGGTCGGGAAGCTGCTCGAGAGGGCCGGGGTGGAGAGGTACAGCGTGGTGGGCACGAGCTACGGCGGGTTCGTGGCCTACCACATGGCGCGGATGTGGCCGGATAGGGTGGAGAAGGCGGTGATCGCCAGCTCGGGGATCAACCGGAGGAGGAGCCACGGGGCGGAGATGGCGAGGAGGGCGGAGGCGGAGAGCCCCGCCGACGTCATGCTGCCGGAGACCGCCGCGAGCATGAGGAGGCTCCTGGGGCTGGCCGTGTCCCGGCGCGTCTCCGGCCTGGTCCCGGATTTCGTGTTGAATGACGTGATCCGC AGACTATAttcggaaaataggaaggaaaaaatagagCTCTTGAGGGGATCCACCACGGGGAAGGACGATACACCTCATGTTTCCGCCCTCCAGCAG GACGTGCTGCTGGTTTGGGGAGAAAACGACCAGATATTCCCCGTCGAAATGGCCACCGAACTTAAAGA GCTTCTGGGGAAGAAGGTGAGGTTGGAGGTCATCGAGAAGACAGGGCACGTGCCTCAGCTTGAAGACACGGCACGATTCAACAAGATCGTGGAGAGTTTCTTACGTGGCCCCCCGTGA
- the LOC115746740 gene encoding abhydrolase domain-containing protein abhd-5.2-like isoform X2 codes for MLPSFLSFVALYESYLRRCFIKSGLSQQTIDVDGETTLQFWGPSPARSARRPALVFLHGFGPKAIWQWRRQAQHFAPEFDVYVPDLVFFGGSTTRSAERSEAFQAASVGKLLERAGVERYSVVGTSYGGFVAYHMARMWPDRVEKAVIASSGINRRRSHGAEMARRAEAESPADVMLPETAASMRRLLGLAVSRRVSGLVPDFVLNDVIRRLYSENRKEKIELLRGSTTGKDDTPHVSALQQASGEEGEVGGHREDRARASA; via the exons ATGCTTCCATCTTTCCTCAGCTTCGTCGCCTTGTACGAGAGCTACCTCCGCCGCTGCTTCATCAAGTCGGGCCTGTCGCAGCAGACCATCGACGTCGACGGCGAGACCACGCTCCAATTCTGGGGGCCGAGCCCCGCCCGATCCGCCCGGAGACCCGCCCTCGTGTTCCTCCACGGGTTCGGGCCGAAGGCCATATGGCAATGGCGGCGACAGGCCCAGCACTTCGCCCCGGAGTTCGACGTGTACGTCCCCGACCTGGTCTTCTTCGGCGGGTCCACCACGAGGTCCGCCGAGAGGTCGGAGGCGTTCCAGGCGGCCTCGGTCGGGAAGCTGCTCGAGAGGGCCGGGGTGGAGAGGTACAGCGTGGTGGGCACGAGCTACGGCGGGTTCGTGGCCTACCACATGGCGCGGATGTGGCCGGATAGGGTGGAGAAGGCGGTGATCGCCAGCTCGGGGATCAACCGGAGGAGGAGCCACGGGGCGGAGATGGCGAGGAGGGCGGAGGCGGAGAGCCCCGCCGACGTCATGCTGCCGGAGACCGCCGCGAGCATGAGGAGGCTCCTGGGGCTGGCCGTGTCCCGGCGCGTCTCCGGCCTGGTCCCGGATTTCGTGTTGAATGACGTGATCCGC AGACTATAttcggaaaataggaaggaaaaaatagagCTCTTGAGGGGATCCACCACGGGGAAGGACGATACACCTCATGTTTCCGCCCTCCAGCAG GCTTCTGGGGAAGAAGGTGAGGTTGGAGGTCATCGAGAAGACAGGGCACGTGCCTCAGCTTGA